ATCGCCCTAAATCCAAGTAGGAGGATCGGAGTTGTTATAAAAGCTATTACGGCGTAAGTTGTTGCTGAGGAGAGTATTCCTAGGGCTATGAAGGGTTTCCTTTTTCCTATCCTATCTGAGAGATAGCCGAAGGGATATTGGAAAATGGTTGACGTTATATTGAAAACAACGCTGAGCATCCCAACAAGGAACATAGTTCCCCCAATAATCTTCATGTATACCGTGAGGTAGGGGAACGCTATTCCCCAAGATAAGTTAGCGAAGAACATTGCTATAGCAAAGAAAAGCATGTTCCTCCTTGTTATACTTTTCTTTCGAACTTTTCTTGCTTTCTCGTTTATTCCCTGGAGCGTCACTGCTTTCCTAGGGTTCATTATAACCACCTTCTAAACGTTTAACCGAGAACCATATAGGAGTAAAGCTTATAAGCTCATCGGGTGCTAAAGCTTAATCGAGTGGGGGCGTGGTGTAGCCTGGTCCATCATCGCGGGCTCCAGAGGCCATGAGGACAGGCGGGTTTGCTGACCTCGGGGCGTGATGAACCTTTGGAGCCCCGAGGGCCGGAGAAACCCGCGGACCGGGGTTCAAATCCCCGCGCCCCCACCACCTAATAATTCTCTCCTAAAGACCGCTAAAGGCGGATCTGGATACTTCTCTCTCATGTAAAAGCCTAAAGCAAAAAGATCTTCAAGAAATCCCTTAATGCTTCCAGGAAGAATAATCCTTGCTTCTTCAGAATTCTTGGATAACCAAGCCATTGCTGGTAAAACCTTCCTAATGGCATCTGGTGTATACGAGAGAGGTGTGAACTTGGGAGAATCCTTAGATTTTATGAATTTAATACCCTGATATTCGTAAACCTCTCCTTTAGTTAGTATCCACCTAAGAGCCTCCTTGCTTGGGTGAACAAATCTGTATCCAACTGGAATCAGCTCAAGATTGATATCCTCTAAAGTCAGAGAAGATCGTGACGGTTTCTCCATGGAGTAAGAGCTAGGTCTAAATCTAAGGTTGTAGAATTCCCCAATTATTCTAAACCCAGTTTTTAGAGCCATCTTTGCACTCAAGCTTCTAAACCTGTTCGTGACAAATTCCATTGCGACAGCTATTCCCTTTTTTGCTAACTCTTCCCCCTTTGCTAAGAGAAAGTTATGTAGCATTTTTCCAAACCCTTTTCCCCTAAATTCTGGATGAACTCTGAGTCCTTCCATCCAAAGAACCCTATTTGGAAACAACGTTAGCTTTGCAGTTCCTATTATTTTGCCATTAAGCTCAAGAACAAAAAAGTTGTCTCCCACCCACTCATCAAAGACTTCGGGAATATAATCTCCACCCATGCTCCTTGCGAGCTCTTCAATGCCCTTCTTGTCCTTAGGTTCCGCTTCTCTTATAATTGGCTCCATTTTTCTTCACTAACCTAAAGCCAACTTAACGGCTACTTCTGCAATAACATCCATTGGATCTACCAATCTAGCTTTTAGGTCTTCCTGCCTCAAAACAACGCTAACTTCTGTGCATCCCGCTATTATGCAGTCTGCGCTTTTTCTCTCCAGCTCTTTAGCTACGTTAAGCAGGATCTCCCTCCCAAGCTTTAAATTTCCGGCCTTGACGCCTTCATATATTCCCCTCATAACCTCCTCCTGGTTTTCGGGTAGAATTACTTCAATTCCATACCTCTCTAGGGCTTTGTGGTAAACCCTACTCACTATCGTTCCCGTTGTTGCAATAAGCCCAGCTTTTCTGCATCCAATCTCGCTAAGCATCCTTGCAGTCTCCTCTACCATACTAATAATTGGTATTCCTATCTCCTTTTGTATGTCCTCTATGAATGCATGCGCGGTGTTGCATGGCATTATTATAAAATCTGCCCCACACTCCTCGAGCTTTTTTGCAGTCCAAATAAGCTGGGGCCTTGGATCTTCTCCCTTCCCCAGGATAAAAGCCGTCCTGTCAGGTATTTGGGGGTTATTATAGATTATTATCTTGGGATGGTCCTGATCCCTCTTTGCTGGGGTTTTTTCAACGATTCTCCTGAAGAGCTCAACTGTAGCAAGGGGACCCATCCCACCTAGTATTCCTATAACTTTCATTTTGCCTCCCTCAGCTTCCCTTCTTTCATCTCGATATCCCTAGCCAGAAGGAACAGGAGGTCGCTTAGCCTATTCAAGTAAATCAAGGCCCATCTCCCAATTCCATATTCCCTGAGAACGGTCGCAACCCTCCTCTCTGCCCTTCTCGCTATGGTTCTACATACATCAAGCTTGGCACTCGCCACCGTTCCTCCCGGAAGAACGAAGCTTCTCAGCTCTATTCTCTCTTCATAATCCCTTATCAGGCTTTCAAGCCAATCGATCTCCTCCCTTCCAACGCCTTTAAACTGACCTTTGCTGCCCA
This is a stretch of genomic DNA from Pyrococcus kukulkanii. It encodes these proteins:
- a CDS encoding aspartate racemase, with amino-acid sequence MKVIGILGGMGPLATVELFRRIVEKTPAKRDQDHPKIIIYNNPQIPDRTAFILGKGEDPRPQLIWTAKKLEECGADFIIMPCNTAHAFIEDIQKEIGIPIISMVEETARMLSEIGCRKAGLIATTGTIVSRVYHKALERYGIEVILPENQEEVMRGIYEGVKAGNLKLGREILLNVAKELERKSADCIIAGCTEVSVVLRQEDLKARLVDPMDVIAEVAVKLALG
- a CDS encoding GNAT family N-acetyltransferase, yielding MEPIIREAEPKDKKGIEELARSMGGDYIPEVFDEWVGDNFFVLELNGKIIGTAKLTLFPNRVLWMEGLRVHPEFRGKGFGKMLHNFLLAKGEELAKKGIAVAMEFVTNRFRSLSAKMALKTGFRIIGEFYNLRFRPSSYSMEKPSRSSLTLEDINLELIPVGYRFVHPSKEALRWILTKGEVYEYQGIKFIKSKDSPKFTPLSYTPDAIRKVLPAMAWLSKNSEEARIILPGSIKGFLEDLFALGFYMREKYPDPPLAVFRRELLGGGGAGI
- a CDS encoding cob(I)yrinic acid a,c-diamide adenosyltransferase, whose amino-acid sequence is MKVTTKVGDKGTTRLFGGDEVWKDSPITEANGTIDELTSFLGEARHYVDEQVREILDKVQAHLYRIMGELGSKGQFKGVGREEIDWLESLIRDYEERIELRSFVLPGGTVASAKLDVCRTIARRAERRVATVLREYGIGRWALIYLNRLSDLLFLLARDIEMKEGKLREAK